From the genome of Silurus meridionalis isolate SWU-2019-XX chromosome 12, ASM1480568v1, whole genome shotgun sequence, one region includes:
- the LOC124394205 gene encoding tripartite motif-containing protein 16-like produces MAAASISDQDHFNCPVCLDLLKDPVTLHCGHSYCKVCINGFWDEEDQKKVYSCPQCRQTFTPRPVLRRNNMLAEVVEKVKKNKLQAASAAHYYTGPGDVDCDSCTGRKRKATKSCLVCLASYCEDHLKPHYQSQAFKKHKLVEACVDLQEKICSQHDKLNEIYCRTDQSFICYLCTLDKHRGHDTVSTTAERTEKQNELKEEQLKSQQKVQEKQKKVKELKQTVYIIKTRSQAAVDDNEKIFNEMISSLVKRRSEVKEKIRAQEKAELSRAEQHLKHLEQEITDLQRRISELEQLSHTPDHIHFLQSFPSLCVSPGCDDSPSFTVNQHLSFDGVRKSVSDLKKRVEEICQEEFNKIRPQAAVVQRTLPSQQLKTRKECLQYFCYLTLDPDTAHPFLVLSENHRAVTWSETKQQYSDHPERFDSWVQVLCKESVCGRRYWEVDWNSENWVYISVSYKEISRKGQGDESVFGRNSQSWSLQCSSSSVSFSHNGVKTELRGPVASKIGVYVDHSAGTLFFYSISKRLRLLHSVQTTFTQPLYAGFRIGFKSAVKFCELK; encoded by the exons ATGGCAGCGGCAAGTATTTCAGATCAGGATCACTTTAactgtccagtgtgtctggatctCCTGAAGGATCCAGTGACTCTCCATTGTGGCCACAGTTactgtaaggtgtgtattaatgGCTTCTGGGATGAAGAAGATCAGAAGAAGGTCTACAGCTGCCCCCAGTGTAGACAGACGTTCACTCCGAGGCCTGTTTTACGCAGGAACAACATGCtggctgaagtggtggagaaagTGAAGAAGAACAAACTCCAAGCTGCTTCTGCTGCTCACTATTACACTGGACCTGGAGATGTGGACTGCGATTCCTGCACTGGGAGAAAACGCAAAGCCACTAAATCCTGTCTGGTGTGTCTGGCCTCCTATTGTGAAGATCATCTTAAACCTCACTATCAGTCTCAggcttttaaaaagcacaagttaGTTGAAGCCTGTGTAGATCTCCAAGAGAAGATCTGCTCTCAGCATGACAAACTGAATGAGATCTACTGCCGTACTGACCAAAGCTTCATCTGTTACTTGTGTACTTTGGATAAACACAGAGGTCATGATACTGTTTCAACTACTGCAGAAAGAACTGAAAAACAG AATGAGCTAAAGGAGGAGCAGCTGAAATCCCAGCAGAAGgtccaggagaagcagaagaaggtgaAGGAGCTGAAACAGACTGTGTATATTATAAAG ACACGTTCCCAAGCAGCTGTAGATGATAATGAGAAGATCTTTAATGAGATGATCAGCTCCCTGGTGAAAAGGCGCTCGGAGGTGAAGGAGAAGATCAGAGCTCAAGAAAAAGCTGAACTGAGTCGAGCTGAACAACACCTGAAACATCTGGAGCAGGAGATCACTGATCTTCAGAGGAGAATCAGTGAGCtggagcagctttcacacacacctgatcacatcCACTTCCTCCAG AGTTTCccgtctctctgtgtttctcctgGATGTGACGACTCACCCAGCTTCACTGTCAATCAACATCTCTCATTTGATGGAGTGAGGAAATCTGTCTCAGATCTGAAAAAACGAGTCGAGGAGATCTGTCAGGAGGAATTCAACAAAATCCGTCCACAAG CTGCAGTAGTTCAGAGGACTTTGCCCTCACAACAACTGAAGACCAGAAAAGAATGTCTGCAAT ATTTCTGTTATCTGACTCTGGATCCCGACACGGCACATCCCTTCCTCGTTCTGTCTGAGAACCACAGAGCAGTGACGTGGAGTGAGACAAAACAGCAATACTCTGATCATCCAGAGAGATTTGACTCCTGGGTCcaggtgttgtgtaaagagagtgtgtgtggacgccGTTACTGGGAGGTGGATTGGAACAGTGAGAACTGGGTCTACATATCAGTCTCATATAAAGAGATCAGCAGGAAAGGACAGGGTGATGAGAGTGTGTTTGGACGCAACAGTCAGTCCTGGAGTCTGCAGTGTTcttcttcctctgtctctttctctcacaacGGCGTTAAGACCGAACTCCGAGGTCCAGTGGCGTCTAAAATAGGCGTGTACGTggatcacagtgcaggaactctgTTCTTCTACAGCATCTCTAAAAGATTGAGGCTTCTCCACAGCGTCCAaaccacattcactcagccGCTATACGCTGGTTTCAGGATCGGTTTTAAGTCAGCTGTGAAGTTTTGTGAGttaaaatga
- the LOC124394203 gene encoding tripartite motif-containing protein 16-like, whose translation MYFTPTVSHTEQDVLLRESETESSLHLSVCQCKKMADGWFSEQDQFSCAICLDLLKDPVTLHCGHSYCKVCINGFWNEEDVKGVYSCPQCRETFTPRPVLRRNNMLAEMLKILKKTEPQAAPPAHCYAGPGDVDCDSCTGRKLKAVKSCLVCLASYCEDHLKPHYQSQAFKKHRLVEACVDLQKRICGEHNILIEIYCRTDQSFICYWCTTDKHSGHDTVAAKAERIEKQNELKEEQMKSHQRIQEKQKKMEELKQTVESIKTRAQAAVDDNEIIFTELISSMEKRRTEVTEMIRAQEKTELSRAESLLKHVEQEIADLQRRVSELEQLSHTPDHIHFLQGFQSLCVSPGCDDSPSFTINQHLSFNRVKKFVLDLKKQVEAICQEEFNKISPQASAVQMILPSELKSREDFLQYFCYLTLEPNTLHYRLILSENNRAVHWSDTKQRYFEHPERFDYWVQVLCRESVCGRCYWEVEWNSKSWVYISVSYKNISRKGGGYECGFGCNSQSWSLVCSSSSVSFWHDYYETVLPGPASPRIGVYVDHSAGTLSFYSVSDTMSLLHRVHTTFTQPLYAGFWIGSHSALRLCDRK comes from the exons CCCCACTGTCAGTCACACTGAACAGGATGTTCTTTTAAGAGAAAGTGAAACTGAAAGCTCTCTGCATCTCTCGGTGTGTCAGTGTAAGAAAATGGCAGACGGCTGGTTTTCAGAACAGGATCAGTTCAGCTGTGCTATATGTCTGGATCTCCTGAAGGATCCAGTGACTCTCCATTGTGGCCACAGTTactgtaaggtgtgtattaatgGCTTTTGGAATGAGGAAGACGTGAAGGGCGTGTACAGCTGCCCTCAGTGTAGAGAGACGTTCACTCCGAGGCCTGTTCTACGTAGGAACAACATGCTGGCTGAAATGCTAAAGATACTAAAGAAGACTGAACCCCAAGCTGCTCCTCCTGCTCACTGTTATGCTGGACCTGGAGATGTAGACTGTGATTCCTGCACTGGCAGGAAACTCAAAGCTGTCAAATCCTGTCTGGTGTGTCTGGCCTCGTATTGTGAAGATCATCTTAAACCTCACTATCAGTCTCAGGCTTTTAAGAAGCACAGGTTAGTTGAAGCCTGTGTAGATCTCCAAAAGAGGATCTGCGGTGAGCACAACATACTGATCGAGATCTACTGCCGTACTGACCAAAGCTTCATCTGTTACTGGTGTACGACAGATAAACACAGTGGTCATGATACAGTTGCAGCAAAAGCAGAACGAATTGAAAAACAG AATGAGTTGAAGGAGGAGCAGATGAAATCCCATCAAAGGATCCaagagaagcagaagaaaatgGAGGAGCTGAAACAGACAGTGGAGAGTATTAAG ACGCGTGCCCAAGCAGCAGTAGATGATAATGAGATTATCTTCACTGAACTGATTAGCTCCATGGAGAAAAGGCGCACGGAGGTGACGGAGATGATCAGAGCTCAGGAGAAAACTGAACTGAGTCGGGCTGAATCGCTCCTGAAACATGTGGAGCAGGAGATCGCTGATCTTCAGAGGAGAGTCAGTGAGCTTgagcagctttcacacacacctgatcacatcCACTTCCTCCAG GGTTTCcagtctctctgtgtttctcctgGATGTGACGACTCACCCAGCTTCACCATCAATCAACATCTCTCATTCAATAGAGTGAAGAAATTTGTCTTAGATCTGAAAAAGCAAGTTGAGGCCATCTGCCAGGAGGAATTCAACAAAATCTCTCCACAAG CTTCAGCAGTTCAGATGATTTTACCCTCAGAACTGAAGAGCAGAGAAGATTTTCTGCAGT ATTTCTGTTATCTGACTCTGGAACCCAACACCCTACATTACCGACTCATTCTCTCTGAGAACAACAGAGCGGTGCATTGGAGTGATACAAAACAACGATATTTTGAGCATCCTGAGAGGTTTGACTACTGGGTCCAGGTGTTGTGtagggagagtgtgtgtggacgctgttactgggaggtggagtggaaCAGTAAGAGCTGGGTCTACATATCAGTCTCATATAAAAATATCAGCAGGAAAGGAGGAGGTTATGAGTGTGGCTTTGGATGCAACAGTCAGTCCTGGAGTCTGGTGTGTTCCTCTTCCTCGGTCTCTTTCTGGCATGACTACTACGAGACTGTGCTTCCAGGTCCAGCGTCCCCCAGAATAGGAGTGTATGTggatcacagtgcaggaactctgTCCTTCTACAGCGTCTCTGATACGATGAGCCTCCTCCACAGAGtccacaccacattcactcagccGCTATACGCTGGATTCTGGATTGGTTCCCACTCAGCTTTGAGACTGTGTGATcgaaaatga
- the LOC124394206 gene encoding tripartite motif-containing protein 16-like has product MAAASISDQDQFNCPVCLELLKDPVTLHCGHSYCKVCIISFWDKEVQKKVYSCPQCRETFTPRPVLCRNNMLAEVVEKLKKNKLQAASAAHHYAGPGDVDCDSCNGRKRKATNSCLVCLASYCEDHLKPHYQSPAFKKHKLVEACVDLQKKICSQHNKVMEIYCQTDQSFICYLCTLDKHRGHDTVSAKAERTEKQNKLREEQLKSQQKVQEKQKKVQELKQTVDIIKKRSQEAVDDNEKIFNEMISSLVKRRSEVKEMIRVQEKAELSRAEQHLKHLEQEITDLQRRVSDLEQLSHTPDHIHFLQSFPSLCVSPGCDDSPSFTVNQHLSFDGVRKSVSDLKKRVEEICQEEFNKIRPQAAVVQRTLPSHMTSRKECLQYFCYLTLDPNTAHPFLVLSENHREVMWSETKQQYSDHPERFDSWVQVLCKESVCGRRYWEVDWNSENLVYISVSYKEISRKGQGDESVFGRNSQSWSLLCYSSSVSFSHNGVKTELRGPAASRIGVYVDHSAGTLFFYSISKRLRLLHRVQTTFTQPLYAGFRIGFKSAVKFCELK; this is encoded by the exons ATGGCAGCGGCAAGTATTTCAGATCAGGATCAGTTCAACTGTCCAGTGTGTCTTGAGCTCCTGAAGGATCCAGTGACTCTCCATTGTGGCCACAGTTactgtaaggtgtgtattatCAGCTTCTGGGATAAAGAAGTTCAGAAGAAGGTCTACAGCTGCCCCCAGTGTAGAGAGACGTTCACTCCGAGGCCTGTTCTATGCAGGAACAACATGCTGGCTGAAGTGGTGgaaaaactgaagaagaacaaaCTCCAAGCTGCTTCTGCTGCTCACCATTACGCTGGACCTGGAGATGTGGACTGTGATTCGTGCAATGGGAGAAAACGCAAAGCCACTAATTCCTGTCTGGTGTGTCTGGCCTCCTATTGTGAAGATCATCTTAAACCTCACTATCAGTCTCCggcttttaaaaagcacaagttaGTTGAAGCCTGCGTAGATCTCCAAAAGAAGATCTGCTCTCAGCACAACAAAGTGATGGAGATCTACTGCCAAACTGACCAAAGCTTCATCTGCTACTTGTGTACTTTGGATAAACACAGAGGTCATGATACTGTTTCAGCGAAAGCAGAAAGAACTGAAAAACAG AATAAGCTAAGGGAGGAGCAGCTAAAATCCCAGCAGAAGgtccaggagaagcagaagaaggtgcaggagctgaaacagACTGTGGATATTATAAAG AAGCGTTCACAGGAAGCAGTAGATGATAATGAGAAGATCTTTAATGAGATGATCAGCTCCCTGGTGAAAAGGCGCTCGGAGGTGAAGGAGATGATCAGAGTTCAGGAAAAAGCTGAACTGAGTCGAGCTGAACAACACCTGAAACATCTGGAGCAGGAGATCACTGATCTTCAGAGGAGAGTCAGTGATCtggagcagctttcacacacacctgatcacatcCACTTCCTCCAG AGTTTCccgtctctctgtgtttctcctgGATGTGACGACTCACCCAGCTTCACTGTCAATCAACATCTTTCATTTGATGGAGTGAGGAAATCTGTCTCAGATCTGAAAAAACGAGTCGAGGAGATCTGTCAGGAGGAATTCAACAAAATCCGTCCACAAG CTGCAGTAGTTCAGAGGACTTTGCCCTCACATATGACGAGCAGAAAAGAATGTCTGCAAT ATTTCTGTTATCTGACTCTGGATCCCAACACGGCACATCCCTTCCTCGTTCTGTCTGAGAACCACAGAGAAGTGATGTGGAGTGAGACAAAACAGCAATACTCTGATCATCCAGAGAGATTTGACTCCTGGGTCCAGGTGTTGtgtaaggagagtgtgtgtggacgccGTTACTGGGAGGTGGATTGGAACAGTGAGAACTTGGTCTACATATCAGTCTCATATAAAGAGATCAGCAGGAAAGGACAGGGTGATGAGAGTGTGTTTGGACGCAACAGTCAGTCCTGGAGTCTACTGTGTTAttcttcctctgtctctttctctcacaacGGCGTTAAGACCGAACTCCGAGGTCCAGCGGCGTCCAGAATAGGCGTGTACGTggatcacagtgcaggaactctgTTCTTCTACAGCATCTCTAAAAGATTGAGGCTCCTCCACAGAGTCCAaaccacattcactcagccGCTATACGCTGGTTTCAGGATCGGTTTTAAGTCAGCTGTGAAGTTTTGTGAGttaaaatga